The following proteins are co-located in the Bacteroidota bacterium genome:
- a CDS encoding MOSC domain-containing protein: MAKLEAIWIKRAKQGPMDSKSEAELVAGKGLRDNANQKGRRQVTIIEQEVWEMLMAELGGDLPPTSRRANLMVSGFPLKDSRGKVLRIGNCRIIIKGETKPCNLMEETLPGLRERMFPEWRGGAFGQVLDDGIIRVGDTLSWETEEAIK; the protein is encoded by the coding sequence ATGGCCAAACTAGAAGCAATCTGGATAAAGCGCGCAAAGCAAGGGCCCATGGACTCTAAGTCTGAAGCTGAGTTGGTTGCCGGCAAAGGGCTACGTGATAATGCGAACCAGAAGGGACGGCGTCAGGTTACTATTATCGAGCAGGAAGTGTGGGAGATGCTGATGGCTGAACTCGGTGGAGATTTGCCGCCGACAAGCCGGCGCGCGAATCTCATGGTTTCCGGATTTCCTTTGAAAGACAGTCGCGGCAAGGTGCTCCGAATTGGAAATTGCCGTATCATCATCAAAGGCGAAACCAAGCCCTGTAACCTGATGGAAGAAACGCTGCCCGGACTTCGTGAACGCATGTTTCCTGAATGGCGGGGTGGGGCGTTTGGCCAGGTATTAGATGACGGAATAATCAGGGTGGGTGATACGCTAAGCTGGGAAACAGAAGAGGCAATTAAATGA
- a CDS encoding DUF1330 domain-containing protein has protein sequence MTERYIDATQEAGAALFRRNLQGPIVMLNLLKFRETADYSNFPALAPATPISGADAYAKYIEHTLPFLNESGGEVLFRGTGGPFVIGPQDASWDLVLLVKHQSMQRFMAFASNEGYLKGAGHRTAALLDARLLPMQE, from the coding sequence ATGACAGAACGATACATAGATGCCACGCAAGAAGCCGGCGCTGCGTTGTTTCGACGCAACCTGCAAGGGCCCATCGTGATGCTCAACTTGCTCAAGTTCAGAGAAACAGCTGACTATAGTAATTTTCCAGCTTTGGCGCCCGCAACGCCTATATCTGGTGCTGATGCATACGCAAAGTACATCGAACATACCTTGCCTTTTTTGAACGAAAGTGGTGGTGAAGTACTTTTTCGTGGTACAGGTGGCCCGTTTGTAATTGGTCCGCAGGACGCGTCATGGGACCTCGTGTTGCTGGTCAAACATCAATCGATGCAGCGTTTTATGGCGTTTGCATCCAATGAAGGGTATCTCAAAGGAGCCGGCCATCGTACTGCTGCATTGCTCGATGCCCGCCTGTTGCCGATGCAGGAATAG
- a CDS encoding DUF402 domain-containing protein, whose translation MFVESRKYDGSLRSSSKHAYVVRTSRSVDLFSSPGTPFFYHVSNEERYNENGLIELYLPGKWFNVMHIFEHISHQCAMYINLAMPPEIETDRLSWVDMDLDYRVDLDGSIELVDEEEFQAHAELWRYPDDLQQQIRAEAKKLPALIEAGNFPFNYETQQERYRQWKATGLLPPAD comes from the coding sequence ATGTTTGTCGAATCCAGAAAGTATGACGGTAGCTTGCGCTCGTCTAGCAAGCATGCCTACGTCGTACGGACGTCCCGCAGCGTTGACTTATTCTCTTCTCCCGGCACGCCGTTTTTCTACCATGTTTCGAATGAAGAACGGTACAATGAAAACGGGCTGATTGAATTGTACCTGCCCGGGAAGTGGTTCAACGTGATGCACATCTTTGAGCACATCTCGCATCAATGTGCCATGTATATTAACCTTGCTATGCCGCCAGAAATAGAGACAGACCGGCTAAGCTGGGTGGACATGGACCTGGATTATCGCGTGGACCTGGATGGCAGTATCGAACTGGTGGATGAAGAAGAGTTTCAAGCGCATGCTGAACTGTGGCGATACCCGGACGATTTACAGCAGCAGATTCGCGCAGAGGCAAAAAAATTGCCGGCGCTCATCGAGGCCGGCAATTTTCCTTTCAACTATGAAACGCAACAGGAGCGGTACCGCCAGTGGAAAGCCACCGGGCTTTTGCCTCCCGCGGATTGA
- the lpdA gene encoding dihydrolipoyl dehydrogenase produces MADTKYDVIVIGSGPGGYETAIRATQLGLKTAIVEKNKLGGVCLNIGCIPTKALLKSAEMMDSVRHLADYGIVLEGQIKHDFPKIVARSRGVAAKMNKGVQFLMKKNKIDVHMGQATLKGGGKIDIQPSVDMDGNTVGTATTLEGKHIIVATGARAREIPPLPVDGKKIISYKEAMTQTDQPKRLLIAGAGAIGVEFAYFYHQMGTEVVIVELLDRLVPVEDADVSKELQRNFKKAKIKVMTKTQVMSVDTSGKELKVTLKTAKGEEVITTDQVLSAVGVVGNVENLGLEALGVEIDRGAIKVDGFGRTAVPGVYAIGDVAGPPWLAHKASHEGILCVEKIAGLDVHPMNKKNIPGCTYCQPQIASVGYTEAAAKEAGYELKIGKFPFQASGKASAIGHGEGFVKVIYDAKYGEMLGCHIIGYDATELIAEAVTARELETTAHEIMEAIHPHPTLSEAVMEATKDAYGKAINI; encoded by the coding sequence ATGGCAGATACCAAGTACGATGTCATCGTAATCGGCTCCGGCCCTGGCGGCTATGAAACAGCGATTCGAGCGACACAGCTAGGCTTGAAAACAGCGATCGTAGAGAAGAATAAACTTGGCGGTGTATGCCTGAACATCGGCTGTATTCCTACGAAGGCCCTTTTGAAAAGTGCAGAGATGATGGATAGTGTGCGGCACCTGGCGGATTACGGTATCGTACTGGAAGGTCAGATCAAGCATGACTTCCCGAAAATTGTTGCCCGCAGCCGTGGCGTCGCTGCAAAAATGAACAAAGGCGTCCAGTTCTTGATGAAGAAGAACAAAATTGACGTCCACATGGGACAGGCAACCCTGAAAGGTGGCGGCAAAATTGACATCCAGCCTTCTGTGGATATGGATGGCAATACCGTTGGTACAGCAACCACCCTTGAAGGCAAACATATCATCGTTGCTACAGGCGCCCGTGCGCGTGAAATTCCGCCCCTCCCTGTAGATGGCAAGAAGATCATCTCTTACAAAGAAGCGATGACACAGACGGATCAGCCAAAGCGTTTGCTGATCGCCGGCGCCGGCGCCATTGGCGTTGAGTTTGCCTACTTCTACCATCAGATGGGCACCGAAGTTGTCATCGTGGAACTCCTTGACCGACTGGTGCCTGTTGAAGATGCTGATGTTTCTAAAGAATTGCAGCGCAACTTCAAAAAGGCAAAAATCAAGGTCATGACCAAAACACAGGTCATGTCAGTTGACACCTCGGGCAAAGAGCTCAAGGTAACGCTCAAAACAGCCAAAGGCGAAGAAGTCATTACCACTGACCAGGTACTCTCCGCTGTTGGTGTAGTAGGCAACGTAGAGAATCTTGGCCTCGAAGCACTTGGTGTAGAAATTGATCGCGGCGCAATCAAGGTAGACGGATTTGGCCGCACCGCCGTACCAGGCGTTTACGCCATTGGTGATGTTGCCGGCCCACCGTGGCTTGCACATAAAGCCAGCCATGAAGGCATCCTTTGCGTCGAGAAAATTGCCGGCCTCGATGTACATCCGATGAACAAGAAAAACATCCCGGGATGTACGTACTGCCAGCCACAGATTGCTTCCGTTGGATACACAGAAGCTGCCGCGAAGGAAGCCGGATATGAGCTTAAAATTGGCAAATTCCCGTTCCAGGCTTCAGGCAAGGCGTCTGCAATCGGACACGGCGAAGGCTTTGTAAAGGTAATCTACGACGCCAAGTACGGGGAAATGCTCGGGTGCCACATTATTGGCTATGATGCAACCGAACTCATTGCTGAAGCCGTTACAGCCCGTGAACTTGAAACCACAGCGCATGAAATCATGGAAGCTATCCATCCACACCCAACCCTCTCTGAGGCTGTGATGGAAGCAACCAAAGACGCGTACGGCAAAGCCATCAATATTTGA